The stretch of DNA CTCGACGGGTCGACGGCGCTCCCGCTCCACTGGAGTCGACGACGAACCGCAGAAAGCGCGCCGTGGTTATACCGGTGTCCAGCCGCACACCGAGCACTCGGTCGCCGACGTCTCGTGGAGACCGCCACAGTCCGGACACTGTTTCTTGTTGTAGTTCTCCTCCCAACCGGGCTCGTCGACCTCGTGGCCCCGCTGTGAGAGGAACTCGTCGAACATATCGTCGCTACTCGGTGCGGACGCCATACGTGCTATGGTATACCACACCAGCATATAGAACTACCGGTACTGTCGAACGTTGCCACACCACCGCCGCTGCGGATCGCCCGGCGACGGCGATTTCCGAGTGTCCGGTATCGGACGGCGACGGCTCCACGCACCGGTCTCACGCCCTGTCCACCGGCGTCACGGACCGCCGCCGTGTCGACGACCGGCCCCGTCGCCGTTCGCCGACTGCCGACGCGGGCGGCTGTACGTGTGAGCGAGAGGGCGGCGCTGACTCTCCTCGGAACTCGAACAGCTGTACGGGCTCGCCGTCGACGAGACGGAGCTGCGGGAACGCGGCGAGCAGATTGAGCGATATTACGAGCCGCTCGCCGACCGGATGGCCCCGCCGGCCGAGGCCGAACAGTCGGCGGCGAGCCACGACTACCCGGAAGACAGGATGTGCGTGTAGCGGTGGCGGGCGATCCGAGTCCCCCAACCGCCGTCGGCTCACTCCTCTGCGATCTCGTGGCCCTGCCTCCCTCGATCCCCTGTCCCCGGGGTGTGATCGAAAGGACGCCGTCGCTCGCGGCGGGTGAGCTGTTCGTCCGCCTCGTCGACCGACGCCGTCCGCTCGGCGGTGATCCGGAGCCTGTGGTCCGCGACCGTGATGTCGACGAGGTCGGTCGGCATCGACTCCGATCGGCCCCCACTGGGCGACGGGACCGGAAACCCGCGGGCGGCGTGTTTCGCCCGTCGCGCTCGCTCCTCGCAGAAACGTGGGCCCTGCCGGATTTGAACCAGCGCTCAATCGGTTATGAGCCGACCGCTTTAACCAGACTAAGCTAAGGGCCCTCGGCGGCAGTTCTCGATTCCTCGTCTTTAGCCTGTCGGCATCGGCGTCCCGCGGGTGTCCGATCGGCGCGACGGAGAAGACGCCACCGCCAGGGCTCGAACCTGGGACAACCACGTTAACAGCGTGGTGCTCTACCAACTGAGCTACGGCGGCTCGGACGCATCCAAACCTTATCCGAGTCGTTAAATATGGCTTTCGCTTCCGGTCGTCACCGACACGCTTTCACGCACTCTGTGGGAACCAGGGGGTATGAGCGACGAGTTCGACGCCGTCGTCGAGCGGGTCCGGGCCCGGGTCTCGCCCGACGCCACGGAGCGCGAGCGGCTCCAGGCGGCCGCGGAGGCGGTGATGGAGCGGGCGCGGACGGCAGTCGCGGACCTGCCGGTCGACGCCGAGGTGATCCAGGTCGGGTCGACGGCCCGGGGGACCTGGACCGCCGGCGATCGGGACGTGGACGTGTTCGTCGCGTTCCCGCCGGAACTCGACCCGTCCGAGCTGGAGCGGTACGGCCTGCAGGTGGGTCACGCCGTCCTCCCCGACGGCCACGAGGAGTACGCCGAACACCCTTACGTCGTCGGGACCGTCGACGGCTACGACGTGGACCTCGTCCCGTGTTACGCCGTCGACGACGCGGGCGACATCCAGTCGGCGGTCGATCGGACGCCGTTTCACACGCGCTATCTCGACGGCCGGCTGGACGACGGCCTCGCAGACGAGGTCCGGGTCGCGAAGGCGTTCCTGAAGGGCGTCGGCGTCTACGGGAGCGACCTCCGGACGCGGGGGTTCTCGGGCTATCTCACCGAACTGCTCGTCCTGGCGTACGGCGGGTTCCGGGCGCTCGCCGACGCCGCCGCGGACTGGCATCCACCGGTGCGGTTCGACCCGGCCGACCACGGGACCGAGACGTTCGACGACCCGCTGGTGGTCGTCGACCCGACCGACCCCGAGCGCAACGTCGCGGCGGTCTGCTCGGCGGAGAGCGTCGCCCGGCTCCAGCACTACGCCCGGGACCTGCTGACCGACCCACGCGCGGAGCTGTTCGAGTCCCGCGACCCCGAGCCGTACGACGCCGACGACGTGCGGGCCGCCGTCGACCGCCGCGGGACGACGCCGGTCGCGCTCCGGTTCGACGCGCCGGACGTGGTCGCCGACCAGCTCTGGCCGCAGCTCCGGAAGTCGCTGCACGGCGTCACGGACGAACTCGAACGGCGGGGGTTCGAGGCGTTCCGGGCGGCGGCGTTCGCCGGGGACAGCGGTGGCCCCGACGGCCCGGCCGCCGCGACCGGCGACGCCGTCCTGCTGGTCGAACTCGCCGTGGCCGAGCGGCCGGCCGTCGAGCGCCACGAGGGGCCGCCGGTCCACGTCCGCGAGCACGCCGAGGGGTTCTACGAGGCCTACGCCGACGATCCCGACGCGGTCGGCCCGTACGTCGACGGCGACCGCTACGTGGTCGAGCGCGACCGGGCGTTCCGGAGCGCCGAGGCCTTCCTCCGGAGCGACGCCCTGTTCGACGTCCGCCTCGGTCCCCACGTCGAGTCGGCGCTCGACGACGGCTACGAGCTGCTCGTGGGGGCGGAGATCGCGGCGCTGGCCGACGCCTTCGGCCGTGACCTGGCGGCGTACTTCGATCCGCAGCCGTGAGGACGCGCTACGACCCGAAGCCCCGTTCGGCCAGTTCGTCCAGCACCTCGCGGGCCTCGTCGCTCACGTCGCCGTCGGGCTCCATCGGCCGGTAGCCGTCCATCACTTCGTGGACGGTGGCGACGGAGTCCGAGAGCGTGTCGAGGCCGTAGCCGCCCTCGAGAACGAACCCGAGGCCCGCGTCACAGTCGTCCGCGAGGTTTCGCATCCGGGCGGTCATCGCCCCGTACCCCTCCGTCGAGACCCGCATCCGCGAGATAGGGTCGTGTTCGTGGGCGTCGAAGCCGGCGCTGACCACCAGCAGGTCGGGGTCGTAGTCGGCGACGGCGGGGGCGATGCAGTCGTCGATGGCCGCGAGGTAGTCGGCGGTGTCCGCGCCCGGCCTGTACTTCACGTTGAGGGTCGCGCCCTCGCCGTCGCCCCTCCCGGTCTCGTCGACGGCCCCGGTCCCGGGGTAGAGCCCGTCCTCGTGGATCGAGGCGTAGAAGACGTCGCCGCGGTCGTAGAAGATGTCCTGCGTGCCGTTCCCGTGATGGACGTCCCAGTCGAAGATGGCCACGCGGTCGGCTCCGTCCTCCAGGGCGGCCTGAGCGGCGACGCCGGCGTTGTTGATGAAACAGAACCCCATCGCGTCGTCGGCGACGGCGTGGTGACCGGGTGGCCGACCCAGGGCGAAGGGGGTGTCCCGGTCGGAGACGTCCGTCCCGGCGGCCCGTGCGGCCCACACCGAGAGGCCGGCCGAGGCCAGCGCGGCGTCCCAGGTGGCCTCGACGGCGACGGTGTCGGCGTCCCAGTCCCCGCCACCGTCGTCGCAGAACTCGCGGAACTCGTCGATGTAGTCGGGGTCGTGGACGGTCCGTACGAGGTCCAGGTCGGCGTCGTTGGCGGCGACGTACTCGACGCCGTGGCGCTCCTTGAGCGCCCGCCGGACCGCACGGAGGCGGTCGGCACTCTCGGGGTGGCGCTGGCCGGTGTCGTGGTCCAGACAGACCTCGCGGTAACCGAAGTTCATTCAGTAGTACTGGGCGAGTTCGAAGTAGGTTCGGACGTCGGCGGCCTTGACCGTCCGCCGGTCGGCGTGGCGGGCGAGGTCGGCGGCGGCCGCGGCGGCGTCGTCGGCGAACCGCTCGAGGACGGACGCCAGCGCCACGCGGGCGTCCATCGCGACCCGGTAGTCGTCGTCGATGTCGAGCCGAGCGATGCGGTCGACGGGGGCGACGGGGAGTTCCAGGGCGTCCTTGTCCGGGACCTCCCCGACGCCGAAGTCCGACGGCATCAGCGTCTTCCGGCCGTCGGCGGTCGCCTCCTCGGCCGC from Haloarcula litorea encodes:
- a CDS encoding HVO_0416 family zinc finger protein — encoded protein: MASAPSSDDMFDEFLSQRGHEVDEPGWEENYNKKQCPDCGGLHETSATECSVCGWTPV
- the cca gene encoding CCA tRNA nucleotidyltransferase; the protein is MSDEFDAVVERVRARVSPDATERERLQAAAEAVMERARTAVADLPVDAEVIQVGSTARGTWTAGDRDVDVFVAFPPELDPSELERYGLQVGHAVLPDGHEEYAEHPYVVGTVDGYDVDLVPCYAVDDAGDIQSAVDRTPFHTRYLDGRLDDGLADEVRVAKAFLKGVGVYGSDLRTRGFSGYLTELLVLAYGGFRALADAAADWHPPVRFDPADHGTETFDDPLVVVDPTDPERNVAAVCSAESVARLQHYARDLLTDPRAELFESRDPEPYDADDVRAAVDRRGTTPVALRFDAPDVVADQLWPQLRKSLHGVTDELERRGFEAFRAAAFAGDSGGPDGPAAATGDAVLLVELAVAERPAVERHEGPPVHVREHAEGFYEAYADDPDAVGPYVDGDRYVVERDRAFRSAEAFLRSDALFDVRLGPHVESALDDGYELLVGAEIAALADAFGRDLAAYFDPQP
- a CDS encoding histone deacetylase family protein, translated to MNFGYREVCLDHDTGQRHPESADRLRAVRRALKERHGVEYVAANDADLDLVRTVHDPDYIDEFREFCDDGGGDWDADTVAVEATWDAALASAGLSVWAARAAGTDVSDRDTPFALGRPPGHHAVADDAMGFCFINNAGVAAQAALEDGADRVAIFDWDVHHGNGTQDIFYDRGDVFYASIHEDGLYPGTGAVDETGRGDGEGATLNVKYRPGADTADYLAAIDDCIAPAVADYDPDLLVVSAGFDAHEHDPISRMRVSTEGYGAMTARMRNLADDCDAGLGFVLEGGYGLDTLSDSVATVHEVMDGYRPMEPDGDVSDEAREVLDELAERGFGS
- a CDS encoding histone; the encoded protein is MSVELPFAPVDTVIRRNAGGLRVSADAAEELARRIQQRGARLAVDAAEEATADGRKTLMPSDFGVGEVPDKDALELPVAPVDRIARLDIDDDYRVAMDARVALASVLERFADDAAAAAADLARHADRRTVKAADVRTYFELAQYY